In Syntrophorhabdaceae bacterium, one genomic interval encodes:
- a CDS encoding 1-(5-phosphoribosyl)-5-[(5-phosphoribosylamino)methylideneamino] imidazole-4-carboxamide isomerase produces the protein MKALFAMDLMGGKSVRLMKGDFTKVTVYSDNPVEKIQEMIQRGARDFHIIDLDGARMGRKVHHKVIEQIRQMVTGYMEVGGGVRELEDINYYRDMGLNGIIVGTRALEDDAFFKALGAFGNIILGLDLFQGKPMVRGWKRAVNRDVEEVLDAAKQTGVMAVLCTSIERDGMLTGPDYAGLKMLAAITDLPLIASGGVTTIDDVKRLKDTGVFATILGKAVYEGLIKIEEAIAYAD, from the coding sequence ATGAAAGCACTTTTCGCAATGGACCTCATGGGCGGCAAAAGCGTAAGGCTCATGAAAGGCGATTTCACCAAGGTCACCGTCTATAGCGACAACCCTGTAGAAAAAATCCAAGAGATGATACAAAGGGGTGCCCGTGATTTCCATATCATAGATCTTGACGGGGCGAGGATGGGGCGGAAGGTACACCATAAGGTCATAGAACAGATAAGACAAATGGTGACAGGTTACATGGAAGTGGGCGGAGGCGTGAGAGAGCTCGAGGATATCAATTATTATCGCGATATGGGGTTGAACGGCATCATCGTGGGCACGAGAGCTCTCGAGGATGACGCGTTTTTCAAGGCTTTAGGCGCCTTCGGCAACATTATTCTCGGACTTGATCTTTTTCAAGGAAAGCCCATGGTTCGAGGCTGGAAGAGGGCCGTGAATAGAGACGTTGAGGAAGTTCTTGACGCCGCCAAACAAACTGGCGTCATGGCCGTCTTATGTACAAGCATAGAACGGGACGGCATGCTCACAGGTCCCGACTATGCCGGTCTTAAGATGCTCGCGGCCATAACAGACCTCCCTCTTATCGCCTCCGGAGGCGTGACGACGATTGACGACGTGAAGCGGCTTAAAGATACGGGGGTCTTTGCCACGATTCTCGGAAAGGCGGTCTACGAGGGCCTGATTAAAATCGAAGAGGCAATCGCCTATGCTGACTAA
- the hisI gene encoding phosphoribosyl-AMP cyclohydrolase yields the protein MEENVKWDDRGLVPVVVQDFTTKDVLMVAYMNQEAFDLTLKTNKAHYYSRSRKKIWLKGETSGHTQEIKSVRMDCDEDALLIVVDQKVAACHTGYWSCFYRIWNNGWKVVGKKIFNEKEVYGDTKTAH from the coding sequence ATGGAAGAGAATGTTAAGTGGGATGATCGAGGACTCGTGCCGGTCGTGGTGCAGGACTTCACAACCAAGGATGTTCTTATGGTGGCCTACATGAATCAAGAGGCGTTTGACCTCACCCTCAAAACCAATAAAGCACACTATTATTCGCGGTCAAGAAAGAAGATATGGCTCAAGGGAGAAACGTCCGGACATACACAGGAGATCAAGTCTGTCCGCATGGATTGCGACGAGGACGCCCTGCTCATTGTAGTCGACCAGAAAGTAGCTGCCTGCCATACGGGATACTGGAGCTGCTTTTATCGTATCTGGAACAATGGATGGAAAGTCGTGGGCAAGAAAATATTCAACGAGAAAGAGGTCTATGGGGATACAAAGACCGCTCACTAG
- the hisF gene encoding imidazole glycerol phosphate synthase subunit HisF, producing the protein MLTKRIIPCLDVKEGRVVKGTNFLELKDAGDPVENAKAYEEQMADELCFLDITASHEKRKTIIDVVERVAHEVFMPLTVGGGITSIDDIRQTLRAGADKVTVNTAAVERPSFVRESSEIFGSQCICVAIDAKRREEGFEVYTYGGRKPTGVDAVQWARRVEELGAGEILLTSMDRDGTKIGFDIELTRTISESVRIPVIASGGVGTLEHLYEGLVDAKADAVLAASIFHYREFTVIDAKRYLRERGVNVRL; encoded by the coding sequence ATGCTGACTAAAAGGATCATCCCCTGTCTCGATGTGAAAGAAGGCAGGGTGGTAAAAGGCACCAATTTTCTTGAGCTCAAGGACGCCGGCGACCCCGTGGAAAATGCCAAGGCATATGAGGAACAGATGGCTGATGAGCTCTGTTTCCTCGACATAACCGCATCTCATGAGAAGCGAAAAACCATCATAGATGTGGTCGAGAGAGTCGCCCACGAGGTCTTCATGCCGCTCACCGTGGGCGGAGGCATCACGAGTATCGATGACATCCGTCAGACCTTGCGCGCCGGGGCAGATAAGGTGACTGTCAATACAGCCGCCGTGGAGAGGCCTTCCTTCGTCAGGGAATCGAGTGAGATCTTTGGAAGCCAGTGTATCTGCGTGGCCATTGATGCCAAGCGCCGAGAAGAGGGCTTTGAAGTTTACACATATGGGGGGCGTAAACCCACAGGGGTAGATGCCGTTCAATGGGCAAGACGCGTGGAAGAGCTCGGCGCCGGGGAGATCCTCCTCACGAGCATGGATAGGGACGGCACCAAGATAGGGTTTGACATCGAGTTGACGAGGACCATCTCTGAATCCGTACGTATACCGGTTATCGCCTCCGGTGGTGTAGGCACGCTTGAACACCTCTATGAGGGCCTGGTTGACGCAAAGGCGGACGCGGTGCTCGCTGCATCGATCTTTCACTACCGGGAATTCACAGTCATCGATGCAAAGAGATATTTACGTGAGCGAGGCGTCAACGTCAGGCTGTAA